The genome window GCAAGGCGAACGGGGTGTAGATGCCCGCCAGAATTTCCCGCCGGTTCCCTGAAAGTCCCTCCCTGGCCCTTTGGGCCGGGTCGTAGCGGCCCGATTCCAGCGCCAGCGGTATTTCGGCGGCCACCAAGGCTTCTCCGCGCAGTTCCTGGTCCTGCCAGAACAACTCGAGATCGTGGAACACAAGGGGGTGGATCATGTGCTCGACCTCGCGGCGGAACGTGTCGGATTCCGTCATGGCCGCGAACAGGGCCTTTTTGTCCACGTCGCCGGTATCCTCGGACACAAACCGGGAGCCGTAGCGGGCTTTGAGCAGGTGCCAGCCGTCCGCGCCCTTGCCATATAACCGCAGAACGGCCTCGTCCGCGCTCCAGACGGGGTGCCCCGCATCCCGGACGGCGCGGGTCAGGCTGGATTTTCCCCCGCCCGGGGAACCGGTGATGATGACCCGCTGCATGGGCATGGCAAGGGACAGGGCAAGGGCGGTGAAATCGCGCGGGGGCGCGGCGTGAAAGCTCATTGCCTCCCCGGTCATGGGATGGGTGAAGGCGAGTGTATAGGCGTGCAGCATCTGCCTGCCGGGTTCAAGGGCGGGCGCGGGGCCGGGCAGGGCCGGGAGGTTCGGCGTTTTGTAGACGCCATCCCCGAGGAGGGGGTGGCCGATATGCTGCATGTGCACGCGGATCTGGTGGGTTCTGCCCGTGTGGATGGCAACGCGGACAAGGCAGAATCGTTTCGACGGGTCCGCATAAAGGACCGCGTAGTCGCTCCGCGCTTCCTTGCCGCCTTTGGCCTGGGAAACCACGGCCATTTTCGTCTTGTTCGTCTGGCTGCGCCCCAGCGGGGCGGTGATGCTGCCTGCCGCTTTGGCGGGCACACCGTATGCCAGGGCGAGATATTCCTTTTTCACGGTCCGGGCCGCGAAAGCTTCCGTCATGGCAAGCCGTGCGGTTTCCGTCAGGGCCACGAGCATCAGGCCGCTGGTGTCCTTGTCCAGGCGGTGCACGATGCCGGGCCTGAGGCCCCCCTGGGCCGCAAGTTCCGGGAAGTGATGCAGCAGCAGGTTAGCGAGGGTGCCTTCCGTCAGCCCCGGCGCGGGGTGCACGGTCAGCCCCGCCGGTTTGTTGCAGACGGCGAGATGCTCGTCGTGCCAGAGTACGGCGAGTTCGCCCTGCTCGGCCGTCAGGGCCGTGACCGGCGCCGGGAGGGCGGCCGTGACCGTATCGCCGGGGGCGACCATGATGCTGGGTTTGTTGCACATGACGCCGTTGCAGCAAACCTGGCCGGCAAGAATGGCCTGTTTGATCTTTTCGCGGGAGACCCCTTCCTCGCGCAGGGCGGTGCCGAGAAACGCGTCGAGGCGCGCGTGACCGGCTGTTTCCGGGACGACAAAGACGCGGCGTTCCGGGCCGCTGCCGTCGCTGCCGGGGGCTTGACCCGGCAAGGGTGGCGTTTTATACACTAAAGGATTCACAATTTCCCGCCATCTTTTGCAAAGGAGTTCCCGTGGCAGTTCACGTGGTAGACCATCCCCTCGTCAGGCACAAACTCGGCATTCTGCGCCGCCGCGATATCCCGGTCCGCGAATTCCGGGAAATTTCAAACGAAATTTGCAGGTTGCTTACCTATGAAGCGACCAAAACCCTGAAAACGGAAAGAACAACCATACAGGGATGGGCCGGGCCTGTCGAGGTGGAGCGCATCAAGGGCAAGAAGATGACCGCCGTGCCTATCTTGCGCGCGGGCATCGGCATGCTGGACGGGTTCCTGGACATGATCCCCGGGGCGAAGGTCAGCGTCGTCGGGATATTCCGCAACGAGGAAACCCTTGAGCCTGTCCGCTACTACGTCAAACTGGCCAAGGACATGGCGCACAGAACGGCCGTGATTCTCGACCCCATGCTGGCGACGGGCGGCACCCTGTGCGAAACCATCAAGCTGCTGAAAGAAGCGGGCTGCACCTCCATCATGGGGCTTTTCCTGGTCTGCGCGCCCGAGGGGCTGGCGCGGCTGGAGAAGGAGCACCCGGACGTGGAGGTGTTCACAGCTTCCATCGACAAGGGCCTCAACGAGCACGGCTACATTCTGCCGGGTCTCGGCGATGCCGGGGACAAGATTTTCGGGACGAAATAGTCCCATTCGGGGGCCGCGAGGCCCCTTTTTTGAATTGCTCAAGGAGAGTGCATGAGCGGGCAACCAATCAATAAATATTCCCTGTCCTCCCTGGATTATGCGTTCAGCATCCGGCAGTGCGTGGTGGGCGCGCAAATGCTGTTCGTGGCGTTCGGCGCGCTGGTGCTGGTGCCCATGCTGACGGGGCTCGACCCCAACGTGGCGCTGTTCACCGCCGGGGCGGGCACATTGGCCTTCCAGATCGTCACGCGGGGCAAGGTGCCCATCTTTCTCGCCTCCTCCTTCGCCTTTATCGCGCCCATCCAGTACGGCATGCGCACATGGGGGCCGGGCGGCACCATGTGCGGCATCGTCGCCGCCGGATTTCTTTATTTTCTGGTCAGCGCCCTCATCCGCTGGAAGGGGCTGAAATCCGTTTACAAGCTGCTGCCGCCCATCGTGACGGGGCCGGTCATCATGGTCATCGGCCTTTCCCTTTCGCCCTCGGCCGTGCACATGGCGCTCGGCAGAACGGGCGACGGCGCCGCCGTGCTTTTTCCCGTGAGTGTGGCCCTGCCCGTGGCGCTTCCCGCGCTCGCGGCGACCATTATCGTTTCCATCTACGGCAAGGGATTTTTGCGGCTTGTTCCCATCCTGTCCGGCATTCTCGTGGGGTATCTCGCCGCCCTGGTGGCGGGGATCGTCGACTTTTCCGTTATCGACAAGGCGCCCTGGTTCGGCCTGCCGGCCTTTGTCCGACCTACGTGGAATCTGCAAGCCGCCATTTTGTTCATGCTGGTTGGGATCGCGCCCATTATCGAGCACGTGGGCAATATTCTGGCCGTCGGCGCGGTGACCGGCAGAAACTATGCCGAAGACCCCGGCCTGCACAAAACCCTGCTCGGCGACGGCATTGCCACCAGCATTGCCGGGCTTTTCGGCGGGCCGCCCAACACGACATACGCAGAAGTCACCGGCGGCATCACCTTGGTGCGGGCGTTCAATCCGGCGGTGCTCACCTGGGCCGCCTTCACCGCTCTGGCCCTGTCCTTCGTGACCAAGCTCGGCGCGGTGCTGCAAACCATCCCCACCCCGGTTATGGGCGGGATCATGATCCTGCTGTTCGGCGCCATCAGCGTCGTGGGGATGAACCTGCTCGTCCGCGCGGGGGAGGATCTGGTCCTGCCGCGCAATATGGCCATTGTGGCCATGGTGCTGGTGTTCGGCATCGGGGGCATGATATTCCGGGCCGGGGACTTTACCCTTGAAGGCATCGGGCTTGCCGGGGTCACGGGGATCGTTCTCAACCTCGTTCTGCCGAACAGGCCGGAGTGACGGGCGCGGCGTACCTTTTTCCCGGCGCGCGCGGGAAGTGATATTTTGACCGGCGCGCGCGGCATGTACTTATTTTCGTGACCTTGATACACAATATGCTATAGTGATGCCGTCATCCAATACGAGACCAAGGAGTTGCCATGCGCTTATTGCAGTACGTTTTTCTTTTGGCGCTGCCTGTTGCTTTGTCCGGCTGCGCCGCTCTGTCCGGGCCCACGATTACCGAGCGGCAGGCGAAGAGCGACGAGTTGTATAGCCAGGCCCAGAGCGCCATTATGGCCGAGGGGCGGGAAAAAGGCCCGGATTACGCCGCCGCGGGCCGGTATTATGAACGCGCGGCCCGCAACGGCAGCGCCCAGGCGGCCTATGCCCTGGCGGCCCTCTACCGCGACGCCCTGCTTGTGGACAAAGATGAGGACGCGGCCACCAGGGACCGGGAAAAAACCTTTTTCTGGATGCGTGAGGCCGCTGTCGGCGGCTGGCCCCAGGCCCAGTATGAGCTTGCGGTCTTTTACTATTCCGGCAAGGGAACGGAACGGAACCCGGCGGAAGCGATCAAATGGCTCGAGAAGGCCGCCGAGAACAACCACGTTCTCGCCCAGCGCTTTCTCGGTACCTTGTACCTGAACGGCGCCCACGCGGACAGCGGGCTCACGGTAACCCCCGACGCCAAAAAAGGCGCCGCCTGGTATCTGCGGGCGGCCTACAACGACGACGGGCCTTCCCAGGCCGTTATGGGGTCGCTGTACATGAGCGGCAAGGGCATTGAGCGGGATCATATCCAGGCCATCAAATGGAACCGCCTTGCGGCGGCCAAGGGCGAAGCGGACGCGCAAAAGCGGCTTTCCACCCTGTATGCCGACCAGAAACGGCGGAGTAATTACGAGCAGGCCATTCTCTTCCAGCGTGAGGAGTTCGCCAAAGGCGACGCGAGAGCCGGGTACAACCTGGGCCGGATTTACTACTATTCACCCGCGCCGTACATGAACCCGCGCCAGGCCGTGAAGCTGTTCCGGGAAACCGGCTCCAAGGTTGGGGCAGCGGCCCTCATGATGGGGGTCGCCTGCGAGGAAGGCAAGGGTGTGCCGCAGAACTTCGCGGAAGCCGTCGATTGGTACAGGAAGGCCATTGTGCTCGGCCAGCACGAGGCGTACGCCTATCTCGGCGCGGCCTACCTTGACGGCCGGGGCGTGCCCGCGAGCGAGGAGGAAGCCGTCCTCCAACTGCAGTTGGGGGCGGACAAGGGCGACGCCCGGAGCCAGCGGCGCCTGGCCGTGCTGTACACGCAGGGCAGGGGTGTTCCCTACGACTACGAGAAAGCCCTGCACTGGAGCCTTGAGGCCGCGAAGGGCGGGGACGTTCAGGCTATGTATCTGGCGGGCGCCATGTACGAGAAGGGCGTGGGCACAACCCGCAGTGTCGAGGATGCCCGCCGCCTGTACCAGCAGGCCGTGGACATGGCCGGCTCGGACGAGTTCGTCCGCAGGGAAGACACCGCTTCCTGGAAGCGCGACGCGCAAAAGGCCCTTGAGCGCCTGGATGCCGAAATAGCGGCGGAAAAGGCGCGGGCCGAGGCGGAAGCCGCCGCGAATAAAACGGGAGACGCGCAGTCGCCCGAGGCCAAGCCCGCGCAGTAAAAGATTGCGTGTCTATCTGACGGAAAAGCCGTCCGCCGTAAGGCGGGCGGCTTTTCGTAAAGCATCTTGCTAATGCCATGCTTTTGTGGGAGGTTCGAACCCGCCCTTTGTGGTTCCCCGGCGCGGAACTGCCTGCGGCGAAGGAGAGAATTGACGTGCGGCGTCCCCACATTCCCATGCTGGCACAAATATCCGTGGCCCATCTCGTGAGCCACGTTTACATCATGGCCATCCCGGCCCTCTTGCCGCTGCTTCCCGACGCTCTTGGGGTTACTTTCGTGGAACTGGGCGCGGCGGTGAGCCTTTTCAACGTCATGTCCGCCACGTGTCAGATCCCCATGGGCTTCATCGTCGACCGTTTCGGCGCCCGGCGCGTCCTGGTCCTGGGGATCGGCACGGGCACCGCCAGCTTTTTTCTTCTCTCCCTTTTCCCGTCATACGTGGGGCTGCTCGTGGCGGCGGGCGTGCTCGGGGCGTCCAACGCCGTGTACCACCCTTCGGATTACGCCATCCTGTCCCGTTCCATGCGGGAAACCATCATGGGGAAGGCTTTTTCCGTGCACAGTTTCGCCGGGTATGGCGGTTCGGCGGCCACGCCGTTTCTGATGGTGAGCATCGCTACGCTGTTCAGTATATCCGGCGCGTTTTTCGCCGCCGGGACGCTCGGGACGATTGTTCTGGCCATGTTCTTCCTTGCCGGGCCGGAAAAAAACGTCCCCGTGGAGCCCGCCCCGCCGCAGGCCCCGGCGGGCGCCCCAAAAGGGAACATGGCCGTATTCACTTTGCCGGTTCTGGTCCTGACCGGGCTGTACGTTCTGCTCAGTCTGAGCACGGCGTCCATTGAGCGGTTTTCGGTTTCCGCCCTGATGGAGGGCTACGGGGTTACCTTGCCCTTGGCCAATACCGCCTTGACCGCCTTTCTCATCTGTTCCGCCGTGGGTGTGCTGAGCGGGGGAGAACTCGCGGACCGCACGCGCCGGCACGGGTTTGTGGCGGCGGTGGCGTTCGGGGTGGCGGCCGTGCTGACGGTCGTTGTCGCGCTTGGGGATTTGCCGCCGCTGCTGCTGGTTGTCCTGTTCGCGCTGATCGGGTTTTTGACCGGCGTGATCGTGCCCTCGCGGGACATGCTCGTGCGCGCGGCTTCCCCCAAGGGCGGGGAAGGGAAAACCTTCGGCGTGGTTTCGTCCGGCTTCAATATCGGCGGCACCATAGGGCCGCTGCTATGCGGCTATTTTCTGGACCACGGCCTGCCGTCCTTTGTTTTCTGGGCCACGGTGGCCTTCATGGTCCTGACGGTCCTTGTGACGTGGGCGCAGGAAAGCCGCCGGGGGTGTGAGCCGGAACGGGCGGGGTCGCGCGGTTGACCGGATGAGCGGATGCGTCTTGCCGCCTGCCGGGGTGTGGTAAAAATCCCCGCAGGCGTTTTCTTGGCGGCGCTTTTTCAGTGCGTCCAGTCTATCAGCGGCGTGCCGTCGAGCTTTTTCTCAATGGCCGTTTTCATGGCTTCATAGTTGGGGCAGGGCATGCCGATGGGCGTGCCCTTCTTGATGCAGGAGGCCAGAAAGACCGCCTCGGCCCCGCGACTCTTGAGCATGGCCGCGCGGGACACGGCGCGCTTGCCGGGGCAGCCGCCGCAGCTCACAAAACCGATGATTTCCACGGGGCCGAAGGGCTCAAAGGCGAACTTGCCGGAGGCGGCGATGGTGAAGTCCGTTGTTCCCGGACACATGTCTTCCGTTTGCTGACACCGTATGATGCCTATCTTTTTCATGGGATTCACCTCGTTTGGCGAGTATGCGCGGGTTTCGCGCGTGTGTAAAGACGGCGGGTTCCGCCGTTTGGGCGGCACCGGCGGCGAGGCGGAATTTTTTTTGAAAAAATGCATTTTTCCCCTAAAGCGTTTTGCGGATATGCCGATAAGAGAGACGTGGAGAACTGTTTCGCTCACATTCCGGAACAGGAGATGCCTATGCAAACAGACAGTATCCAGGCCCAGCAAACCGCCGCGACAAGCGGCGTACCGTCCGTATTGCCGGTCGCCGCGCCCGCGTCTTCCGCCGCGCCGGAGAATTACGGCTCCGGCCTTTTCGGCCCCGCTTACGTCAGGGAAGGGCAGCGGGCGAACGGGGAATCTTTTCCCGTGTACACGGCGGACGGTTCGCTCCGCTCCGGGGACGCGATGCCCGGCGACGAAGACCTGGCGGATGCGCGCGCCGTCAAGGCGCTGGAAGACCGCGACAGGCAGGTACGCCGGACGGAAGACGCCAAGGGCGAAGCCGTGGGCGGCAGCAATTTCATTTACCAGATGGGCCCGGACGGCAAGCGGTACGCCATCGGCACCGCCGCGCACGCCGTCCGGCAGGACGGTGGTGCCGCGTCCGGCGGTGACGCGCAATTCGGCTCCACGGCGCGCGGGACAGACGGTGAGCCGCTGAGCAGTGAGGACGAAGCGCTTGTGCAAAAGCTGGAGGCCCGCGACGCCAAGGTCAGAAACCATGAGGCCGCCCATATCATGGCGGCCGGGGGACAGGCCGCCGGATTGGCGACCTACACCTACCAGACGGGTCCGGACGGGAAACGCTATGCTATCGGCGGGTCGGTGAACATTTCCATGATGCGCACGGGCGATGCGGAACAGGATGCGCGGCAGGCGCAAAACGCTTACCGGGCGGCCATGGCCACCGGGGAGC of uncultured delta proteobacterium contains these proteins:
- a CDS encoding Pseudouridine synthase, RluA family — encoded protein: MNPLVYKTPPLPGQAPGSDGSGPERRVFVVPETAGHARLDAFLGTALREEGVSREKIKQAILAGQVCCNGVMCNKPSIMVAPGDTVTAALPAPVTALTAEQGELAVLWHDEHLAVCNKPAGLTVHPAPGLTEGTLANLLLHHFPELAAQGGLRPGIVHRLDKDTSGLMLVALTETARLAMTEAFAARTVKKEYLALAYGVPAKAAGSITAPLGRSQTNKTKMAVVSQAKGGKEARSDYAVLYADPSKRFCLVRVAIHTGRTHQIRVHMQHIGHPLLGDGVYKTPNLPALPGPAPALEPGRQMLHAYTLAFTHPMTGEAMSFHAAPPRDFTALALSLAMPMQRVIITGSPGGGKSSLTRAVRDAGHPVWSADEAVLRLYGKGADGWHLLKARYGSRFVSEDTGDVDKKALFAAMTESDTFRREVEHMIHPLVFHDLELFWQDQELRGEALVAAEIPLALESGRYDPAQRAREGLSGNRREILAGIYTPFALRKQRMMDARGWSGETVARMESWQWPEEAKVRAVDLVVDNSGSLEDLQRRARNVLNVLAFLRSQTAKRLAAKFEALWGKS
- the upp gene encoding uracil phosphoribosyltransferase (Evidence 2a : Function of homologous gene experimentally demonstrated in an other organism; PubMedId : 10079076, 1371255, 8856065, 9298646; Product type e : enzyme), with translation MAVHVVDHPLVRHKLGILRRRDIPVREFREISNEICRLLTYEATKTLKTERTTIQGWAGPVEVERIKGKKMTAVPILRAGIGMLDGFLDMIPGAKVSVVGIFRNEETLEPVRYYVKLAKDMAHRTAVILDPMLATGGTLCETIKLLKEAGCTSIMGLFLVCAPEGLARLEKEHPDVEVFTASIDKGLNEHGYILPGLGDAGDKIFGTK
- the uraA gene encoding putative uracil permease (Evidence 3 : Function proposed based on presence of conserved amino acid motif, structural feature or limited homology) is translated as MSGQPINKYSLSSLDYAFSIRQCVVGAQMLFVAFGALVLVPMLTGLDPNVALFTAGAGTLAFQIVTRGKVPIFLASSFAFIAPIQYGMRTWGPGGTMCGIVAAGFLYFLVSALIRWKGLKSVYKLLPPIVTGPVIMVIGLSLSPSAVHMALGRTGDGAAVLFPVSVALPVALPALAATIIVSIYGKGFLRLVPILSGILVGYLAALVAGIVDFSVIDKAPWFGLPAFVRPTWNLQAAILFMLVGIAPIIEHVGNILAVGAVTGRNYAEDPGLHKTLLGDGIATSIAGLFGGPPNTTYAEVTGGITLVRAFNPAVLTWAAFTALALSFVTKLGAVLQTIPTPVMGGIMILLFGAISVVGMNLLVRAGEDLVLPRNMAIVAMVLVFGIGGMIFRAGDFTLEGIGLAGVTGIVLNLVLPNRPE
- a CDS encoding conserved exported hypothetical protein (Evidence 4 : Homologs of previously reported genes of unknown function), whose translation is MRLLQYVFLLALPVALSGCAALSGPTITERQAKSDELYSQAQSAIMAEGREKGPDYAAAGRYYERAARNGSAQAAYALAALYRDALLVDKDEDAATRDREKTFFWMREAAVGGWPQAQYELAVFYYSGKGTERNPAEAIKWLEKAAENNHVLAQRFLGTLYLNGAHADSGLTVTPDAKKGAAWYLRAAYNDDGPSQAVMGSLYMSGKGIERDHIQAIKWNRLAAAKGEADAQKRLSTLYADQKRRSNYEQAILFQREEFAKGDARAGYNLGRIYYYSPAPYMNPRQAVKLFRETGSKVGAAALMMGVACEEGKGVPQNFAEAVDWYRKAIVLGQHEAYAYLGAAYLDGRGVPASEEEAVLQLQLGADKGDARSQRRLAVLYTQGRGVPYDYEKALHWSLEAAKGGDVQAMYLAGAMYEKGVGTTRSVEDARRLYQQAVDMAGSDEFVRREDTASWKRDAQKALERLDAEIAAEKARAEAEAAANKTGDAQSPEAKPAQ
- a CDS encoding Major facilitator superfamily MFS_1, producing the protein MLLWEVRTRPLWFPGAELPAAKERIDVRRPHIPMLAQISVAHLVSHVYIMAIPALLPLLPDALGVTFVELGAAVSLFNVMSATCQIPMGFIVDRFGARRVLVLGIGTGTASFFLLSLFPSYVGLLVAAGVLGASNAVYHPSDYAILSRSMRETIMGKAFSVHSFAGYGGSAATPFLMVSIATLFSISGAFFAAGTLGTIVLAMFFLAGPEKNVPVEPAPPQAPAGAPKGNMAVFTLPVLVLTGLYVLLSLSTASIERFSVSALMEGYGVTLPLANTALTAFLICSAVGVLSGGELADRTRRHGFVAAVAFGVAAVLTVVVALGDLPPLLLVVLFALIGFLTGVIVPSRDMLVRAASPKGGEGKTFGVVSSGFNIGGTIGPLLCGYFLDHGLPSFVFWATVAFMVLTVLVTWAQESRRGCEPERAGSRG
- a CDS encoding CGGC domain protein, which encodes MKKIGIIRCQQTEDMCPGTTDFTIAASGKFAFEPFGPVEIIGFVSCGGCPGKRAVSRAAMLKSRGAEAVFLASCIKKGTPIGMPCPNYEAMKTAIEKKLDGTPLIDWTH
- a CDS encoding exported hypothetical protein (Evidence 5 : No homology to any previously reported sequences), producing the protein MQTDSIQAQQTAATSGVPSVLPVAAPASSAAPENYGSGLFGPAYVREGQRANGESFPVYTADGSLRSGDAMPGDEDLADARAVKALEDRDRQVRRTEDAKGEAVGGSNFIYQMGPDGKRYAIGTAAHAVRQDGGAASGGDAQFGSTARGTDGEPLSSEDEALVQKLEARDAKVRNHEAAHIMAAGGQAAGLATYTYQTGPDGKRYAIGGSVNISMMRTGDAEQDARQAQNAYRAAMATGEPSSRDMQTAARAQARAMEAGAAQWDKALDAYAAQGSFQAW